A genomic region of Candidatus Bathyarchaeota archaeon contains the following coding sequences:
- a CDS encoding flavin reductase family protein, which yields MKEKDVVNVGLSNAYRLVHPMHTVLVSCVGKEGNPNIITLAWAMPTSINPPLIAVSIAPGRHSHSLIEETGEFVVNIPTMDILKATLYCGRVSGRSHNKFKETGLTPLPAKKVKPPIIKECIAHLECKLHSRFPTGDHTIFVGEVVEAYADRDCFSEAGYNLEKAKMIFHIGGNEFATLEPKIFTAKI from the coding sequence ATGAAGGAAAAAGATGTAGTTAACGTTGGCTTGTCAAACGCTTACAGACTTGTTCACCCTATGCACACGGTTCTAGTGTCATGTGTTGGTAAGGAGGGAAACCCCAATATTATCACTTTAGCTTGGGCTATGCCAACGTCCATTAATCCACCGCTTATCGCAGTTAGCATCGCGCCTGGCAGACACTCGCACAGCCTCATTGAGGAGACCGGTGAGTTTGTGGTGAATATCCCAACCATGGACATTTTGAAGGCAACACTTTACTGTGGACGGGTAAGCGGGAGAAGCCATAACAAGTTTAAGGAGACTGGTTTAACACCTCTTCCAGCCAAGAAAGTTAAGCCACCCATTATAAAAGAGTGCATTGCCCACTTAGAATGCAAGCTTCACAGCAGATTTCCAACGGGGGACCACACAATTTTTGTCGGCGAGGTTGTTGAAGCCTACGCTGACAGAGACTGTTTTAGCGAAGCAGGTTACAATCTCGAAAAGGCTAAAATGATTTTCCACATTGGCGGAAACGAATTTGCAACACTGGAACCGAAAATTTTCACCGCTAAAATCTAA
- a CDS encoding TRAM domain-containing protein, with protein sequence MEERRGFGGKRGFGRGGPRRFPPKPVEIGKEYEVDVTETSRRGEGIARIQGLVTFIPNTKPGDHVKIKITRISRRFAEAEVVTP encoded by the coding sequence ATGGAAGAAAGAAGAGGGTTTGGCGGAAAGAGAGGCTTCGGAAGAGGCGGACCAAGACGCTTCCCACCAAAACCAGTGGAGATAGGCAAGGAATACGAAGTAGACGTTACAGAAACAAGTCGGCGAGGCGAAGGAATAGCCCGAATTCAGGGACTAGTAACCTTCATACCAAACACCAAACCAGGTGATCATGTCAAAATAAAAATAACAAGAATAAGCCGGAGATTCGCCGAAGCCGAAGTAGTGACCCCCTAG
- a CDS encoding TRAM domain-containing protein, with product MAPVKENQELEVVIDDIGSRGDGIARIQGYLIFVPNSKIGERVRVRILSVGGKFAIAERIT from the coding sequence ATGGCTCCTGTTAAAGAAAACCAAGAGCTGGAAGTGGTTATAGATGACATTGGAAGCAGGGGAGATGGCATAGCACGTATTCAAGGCTACTTGATTTTTGTTCCAAACAGCAAGATAGGTGAACGCGTCAGGGTGCGTATTCTGTCCGTCGGCGGAAAATTTGCTATCGCGGAAAGAATAACATAA
- a CDS encoding ABC transporter permease — protein sequence MDFVRLSLKALSERRMRAALTIAGIAIGPLVLVMMSSVVGSYSNYIEERITSLGQNAIAIFPTENYRLDEEDLNYIRTIEAVKRVEPFYNTQGIVKRDTEDVRVSIFAVEYSLLFEAIGSLEVDEGVIPAETEISRAIIGRKIAYRDNERCFYIDDGISLTVPRIKEGKIIDRMSRYVIVGAILKEYGGALIVDPDSTIFVCLEAGKRLLGMDRWSGILVLADSPANVKPIVSILRQHYEDKAQIIAFSSIAEAVSSVTGAINFINFSTSLSAFAVAVAGVAATMITSVMERTREIGVMKAIGYTNGQILLLILMESIVMSLVGGAAGIFLGVVGAYILSSRGFTIGGIGEGITLQLNPLITPTLITQTLALTVLIGLAGGVLPAYRASRIPPVVALRYE from the coding sequence ATGGACTTTGTTCGGCTTTCGCTTAAAGCTTTAAGCGAAAGAAGGATGAGGGCGGCTCTAACGATAGCAGGCATAGCCATCGGCCCACTAGTCCTAGTCATGATGAGTTCGGTTGTTGGAAGCTATTCTAATTACATAGAGGAGAGAATAACTTCTTTGGGACAAAACGCGATTGCAATCTTTCCAACGGAAAACTATCGACTTGATGAAGAAGATCTAAATTATATCAGAACTATAGAGGCAGTTAAGAGGGTTGAACCTTTCTACAATACCCAAGGGATAGTGAAACGTGACACTGAGGACGTTAGAGTTTCAATATTCGCAGTTGAATATAGCCTGCTTTTTGAAGCTATAGGAAGCCTAGAAGTCGATGAGGGTGTTATACCCGCAGAAACAGAAATCTCAAGGGCAATTATCGGTAGAAAGATAGCATACAGAGATAATGAGAGATGCTTTTACATAGACGATGGTATATCTTTAACAGTCCCAAGGATTAAGGAAGGAAAAATAATTGACAGAATGTCCAGATACGTTATAGTGGGTGCTATATTAAAGGAGTATGGTGGCGCATTAATCGTCGACCCGGACTCAACAATTTTTGTATGCCTAGAGGCTGGCAAGAGGCTTCTTGGGATGGACCGGTGGTCGGGAATTCTTGTTTTGGCTGACAGCCCAGCCAACGTTAAACCCATAGTCTCCATTCTACGGCAGCATTACGAGGATAAAGCCCAGATAATTGCGTTTAGCTCCATAGCAGAAGCTGTTTCCAGCGTCACCGGAGCGATAAATTTCATAAACTTTTCAACCTCGCTTTCAGCCTTTGCAGTTGCTGTAGCAGGTGTGGCTGCTACAATGATTACTTCAGTTATGGAACGCACCAGAGAAATTGGGGTTATGAAGGCAATAGGTTACACCAACGGGCAAATTTTGCTGTTAATTCTTATGGAGTCTATCGTTATGAGTCTAGTGGGTGGCGCGGCTGGCATATTTCTAGGAGTTGTTGGTGCTTACATACTTTCATCAAGAGGTTTCACGATAGGCGGGATAGGGGAGGGCATAACCTTACAGCTTAACCCATTAATAACACCAACACTTATAACTCAAACTCTGGCCTTAACGGTTTTAATAGGTTTGGCTGGTGGTGTTCTTCCAGCTTACAGGGCATCAAGAATACCGCCAGTAGTAGCCCTAAGATATGAGTAA
- a CDS encoding sulfite exporter TauE/SafE family protein, which yields MLEWLLPLFGFIISIAAAVTGVGGGIFIVPLLTLLYNFEPVVAIGTSLAVIIITSLASSASYLRQKRVYVRAGLVLACSSSLGGYTGAAITAFAAVKMWLGVLFGVFLMFVAFQITYKALRAKSVKASEMIDPAFEEMLLKDLKRMFLGLLLSFFGGFASGLLGIGGGRPCASYVLFARFFNLFFDPHIHVYNGFYVYFRRGQSLAARAC from the coding sequence ATGTTGGAATGGCTATTGCCCTTGTTCGGCTTTATTATAAGCATTGCTGCGGCAGTTACTGGTGTTGGAGGCGGAATATTTATTGTGCCCTTGTTGACGCTTCTCTATAATTTTGAGCCGGTTGTAGCTATTGGCACAAGTTTGGCCGTAATAATTATCACTTCCTTGGCTTCATCGGCGAGTTACTTAAGACAGAAACGTGTTTACGTTAGGGCCGGGCTAGTTTTAGCTTGCTCCTCTTCTCTAGGCGGCTACACTGGGGCGGCAATTACAGCTTTTGCAGCGGTGAAAATGTGGCTTGGAGTACTTTTTGGAGTTTTTTTAATGTTTGTTGCATTTCAAATAACGTATAAAGCTTTGCGGGCAAAATCTGTGAAGGCTTCAGAAATGATTGATCCGGCCTTTGAGGAGATGCTTCTTAAAGACTTGAAACGGATGTTTTTGGGTTTGTTACTAAGTTTTTTTGGAGGTTTTGCCTCAGGGCTTTTGGGCATAGGTGGGGGTCGTCCTTGTGCCAGTTATGTGTTATTCGCTCGGTTTTTCAATTTATTTTTCGATCCCCACATCCATGTTTATAATGGTTTTTACGTCTATTTTCGGCGTGGCCAATCACTTGCAGCAAGGGCATGTTAA
- a CDS encoding sulfite exporter TauE/SafE family protein: MVFTSIFGVANHLQQGHVNSLYAVYLGIGSVVGAPVGAYISKRLSSKGLSFIFAAMLIVASVNMMLKNLNFAYLLGIS, translated from the coding sequence ATGGTTTTTACGTCTATTTTCGGCGTGGCCAATCACTTGCAGCAAGGGCATGTTAATTCGCTCTATGCTGTTTATCTCGGCATTGGCTCGGTTGTTGGTGCTCCGGTGGGTGCCTACATCAGCAAGCGGCTTTCAAGTAAAGGTTTAAGTTTTATTTTTGCTGCCATGCTTATTGTGGCAAGTGTAAACATGATGCTTAAGAATCTGAATTTTGCATATCTACTTGGAATATCCTAA
- a CDS encoding coenzyme F420-0:L-glutamate ligase: MKLYAIRTKLVRIGDNLVDIVLKALSEQKLPLEDNDVLVFASKIVAYAQGRIVKFGDVKPSKMAVELAEKFSLRKEFAELILREADVIYGGVEKAVLTLKNHVLTVNAGIDNKNAPLDHAVLWPENVKETAKQLREEILRRTGKKVAVMIVDSGLIPLRKGTIGIALAVAGFKPIEDYRGLKDLYGKEIVITQRAVAEDLASAAHLLMGESAERNPVVLVKEAPLKFDDGFYGPEDLALPNNQCVFMSAFGHGY, from the coding sequence ATGAAGTTGTACGCTATTAGGACTAAACTTGTGCGAATTGGCGACAATCTTGTTGATATAGTTTTGAAGGCGCTGTCTGAACAGAAGCTTCCATTGGAGGATAATGATGTTCTGGTTTTTGCATCAAAGATTGTGGCGTATGCACAGGGTCGTATTGTTAAATTTGGTGATGTGAAACCTTCTAAAATGGCAGTGGAACTTGCTGAAAAGTTCTCTCTTCGAAAGGAGTTTGCAGAGTTGATATTACGTGAAGCGGACGTGATCTACGGTGGTGTTGAGAAGGCTGTTTTAACACTCAAAAATCATGTGTTAACGGTTAATGCAGGTATAGACAATAAGAATGCACCATTGGACCATGCTGTTTTGTGGCCTGAAAACGTTAAGGAGACAGCCAAGCAGTTAAGGGAAGAAATCCTTCGCAGAACTGGAAAGAAGGTGGCAGTTATGATCGTTGATAGTGGCTTAATACCGTTGAGAAAGGGAACTATAGGTATCGCTTTGGCTGTCGCTGGCTTTAAACCTATAGAGGACTATCGAGGATTAAAAGACCTATATGGAAAAGAGATAGTGATCACGCAACGCGCAGTTGCCGAAGACTTGGCATCCGCCGCTCACTTGCTCATGGGCGAATCTGCTGAAAGAAACCCTGTCGTGCTTGTTAAGGAAGCCCCTCTAAAGTTTGATGATGGTTTTTACGGTCCTGAAGATTTGGCTTTACCTAATAACCAATGCGTTTTTATGAGCGCATTCGGCCATGGCTATTAA
- a CDS encoding ABC transporter ATP-binding protein, translating into MQLVDVYKEYRVGAISSVALKRVNFQVYNGQLIAIMGPSGSGKTTLLNMIGLLDRPSKGKIFFDGIDVSRLDDKTLANLRNTKLGFVFQTFNLVNRLTVFENIELPLIPRGIPRSIRAKMVLDALSKAGGEESWLYKKPNQLSGGQQQRVAIARAIVGKPVVLLADEPTGNLDRASAKTVVETFLNLNKAGHTVVVVTHDPEVANCMDKIYVIRDGEIRGEFLAKKSESLISKE; encoded by the coding sequence ATTCAGCTAGTGGACGTTTACAAAGAATACAGAGTTGGCGCCATTTCAAGTGTGGCTTTAAAAAGAGTGAATTTTCAAGTGTATAATGGGCAGCTCATCGCCATAATGGGGCCTTCAGGCTCCGGGAAAACGACCCTCCTAAACATGATAGGGCTCCTGGACAGACCCTCGAAAGGCAAGATTTTCTTTGACGGAATTGACGTTTCAAGGCTTGACGACAAAACTCTGGCGAATCTGCGCAACACTAAACTTGGTTTTGTCTTCCAAACGTTTAACCTTGTCAACAGGTTAACAGTATTTGAAAATATTGAGTTACCTCTTATACCTAGAGGTATACCACGCAGTATAAGGGCAAAGATGGTCCTAGACGCGTTATCCAAAGCGGGTGGAGAAGAAAGTTGGCTTTACAAAAAGCCAAACCAGCTTTCCGGTGGACAGCAACAAAGGGTCGCGATAGCTAGGGCCATTGTTGGAAAACCTGTTGTTTTGTTGGCTGACGAGCCGACTGGCAACTTGGACAGAGCCTCAGCTAAAACGGTGGTGGAAACTTTCCTAAACCTCAATAAGGCTGGCCACACCGTGGTTGTTGTTACACATGATCCGGAGGTGGCGAACTGCATGGATAAAATATATGTCATAAGAGACGGAGAAATTAGAGGTGAGTTCCTTGCTAAAAAGTCGGAATCCCTTATAAGCAAGGAATGA
- a CDS encoding DUF2283 domain-containing protein, protein MEKVAVSLEKIDLDYDEEADVLYISFGKPRQAQDSVEVEDGIIYRIADNEIVGITITNFKARALKK, encoded by the coding sequence ATGGAAAAAGTTGCGGTAAGCCTAGAAAAAATTGATTTGGACTACGACGAAGAAGCGGATGTGCTATATATAAGCTTTGGAAAGCCCAGACAAGCCCAAGATAGCGTTGAAGTTGAGGATGGAATAATCTACCGCATAGCAGACAACGAAATAGTAGGCATAACCATAACAAACTTCAAAGCCAGAGCACTCAAAAAATAA
- a CDS encoding phenylalanine--tRNA ligase subunit alpha, whose translation MTGLRLHEKKALIALRILDGKASVDDIAEKSGLAHAAVMRAALTLSERNLVRIQERKWNVAILSEEGENYAQYGLPERRLLRALLRLGGEADVDEAAKEADLDAKMVPIALGWLKRKNWGDIKGKKCTLNVDSEPPFGIDEKLLAIMFEKRSIKVEDLDKDLRQVLEVLRKRNLVEIEEKVHRELELTEEGWQAAKKGLEITEEVTQLTPELIVSGRWRNVKLTKFDVAAPVPTVYPGKMHPLQQIIQRAREIFLEMGFTEIRGPLVETAFWNFDALFQPQDHPAREMMDTFYLANPQTGRLPSQRLVEAVAKTHEDGWITGSKGWGYKWSSEEAKKLVLRTHTTAETIKYLATHRKPPIKVFSVDRVYRNEQVTYKHLAEFHQIEGIIMDKRVTLRDLMGTLKTFYTKFGIEKIEFWPSYFPYTEPSAQAVAYHPKLKRWIELCGMGMFRPEVLAPMGIKYPVLAWGGGLERLAMIELGLDDIRTLYANSVGWLRRIPLCR comes from the coding sequence ATGACTGGTTTAAGACTTCATGAAAAGAAGGCTTTAATTGCTTTGAGAATACTTGATGGAAAAGCCTCTGTTGATGATATAGCCGAAAAAAGCGGCTTAGCACATGCTGCGGTTATGAGAGCTGCCTTAACTCTTTCGGAAAGGAACCTTGTAAGAATTCAAGAGCGGAAATGGAACGTTGCTATCCTAAGCGAGGAGGGCGAGAATTACGCCCAATACGGATTGCCGGAGCGCCGTTTGCTCCGTGCTCTGCTTAGGCTTGGCGGCGAGGCAGACGTGGATGAAGCTGCCAAGGAGGCTGACCTAGATGCAAAAATGGTTCCAATAGCTCTAGGCTGGCTTAAACGGAAAAACTGGGGCGATATAAAAGGAAAAAAATGCACATTAAACGTGGATTCTGAGCCGCCATTTGGTATCGACGAGAAACTTTTAGCCATCATGTTTGAGAAGCGTTCCATAAAAGTTGAAGACCTAGACAAAGACTTGAGGCAAGTCTTAGAAGTTCTTCGAAAGCGCAACTTGGTGGAGATTGAGGAAAAAGTCCACCGCGAACTTGAGCTGACTGAAGAGGGCTGGCAGGCAGCCAAAAAAGGCTTAGAAATAACTGAAGAAGTTACGCAGCTTACTCCTGAACTCATAGTTTCTGGCCGTTGGAGAAACGTGAAACTTACAAAGTTTGATGTAGCTGCTCCCGTACCCACTGTTTACCCGGGTAAAATGCATCCATTGCAGCAGATTATTCAGCGTGCCAGAGAGATTTTCTTGGAAATGGGTTTCACTGAAATCCGTGGTCCATTAGTGGAAACGGCCTTTTGGAACTTCGATGCCCTATTCCAGCCTCAAGACCATCCTGCTCGCGAAATGATGGACACTTTTTATTTAGCTAATCCGCAAACTGGAAGATTGCCGTCTCAAAGGCTTGTGGAGGCTGTGGCGAAAACCCATGAGGACGGATGGATCACGGGTTCTAAAGGCTGGGGGTACAAGTGGAGCAGCGAAGAAGCCAAAAAGCTTGTTTTGAGGACGCATACAACGGCTGAAACAATAAAGTATTTGGCAACCCACAGGAAGCCGCCGATAAAAGTGTTCTCGGTGGATAGGGTCTACAGAAACGAGCAAGTCACGTACAAGCACCTTGCCGAATTTCACCAAATTGAAGGCATAATCATGGATAAGAGGGTCACATTGCGGGATTTAATGGGCACCTTGAAAACGTTCTACACGAAGTTTGGCATTGAAAAAATTGAGTTTTGGCCAAGCTACTTCCCCTACACTGAGCCTTCAGCCCAGGCAGTGGCTTATCACCCAAAACTTAAGCGTTGGATAGAGCTTTGCGGCATGGGCATGTTTCGCCCAGAGGTTTTAGCGCCCATGGGCATTAAATATCCGGTGCTGGCTTGGGGCGGAGGCTTAGAGCGTTTAGCCATGATTGAGCTTGGTTTAGATGATATCCGCACGCTATATGCGAACAGTGTTGGCTGGCTTAGGAGGATTCCATTATGCCGGTAA
- the map gene encoding type II methionyl aminopeptidase: MEEEALKKLRQSGKILRETREELKGFIRENMLVIEICEKAEELIRRKGGNPAFPCNISINEVAAHYTSPPGDERRIPENSLVKVDIGAHVDGYVTDTAVTICFNHELKDMVETAEHALKKAIENIQPHMSTSKLGAIIEHAIKSRGYKPISNLTGHQVGRFLVHAGTSLPNVAHVSIAKVRPGEAYAIEPFVTTQNAIGKVENSSEVTIFRFVKQKPMKNHYAKKLLQYIEETFKTLPFAERWLQGVIPQQHFREAFRELLLSKAVMGYPVFVEASGKPVAQAEHTVLIVENGCIMLT; encoded by the coding sequence TTGGAAGAAGAAGCCCTAAAAAAGCTTCGCCAGTCTGGCAAAATCCTTCGCGAAACTCGTGAAGAGCTCAAGGGCTTCATCCGTGAAAACATGCTTGTCATAGAGATCTGTGAAAAAGCGGAAGAACTTATTAGACGGAAGGGTGGAAACCCAGCTTTCCCATGTAACATTTCAATAAACGAAGTTGCAGCCCACTATACTTCGCCACCAGGTGACGAAAGACGAATCCCAGAAAACTCCCTAGTAAAGGTGGATATAGGTGCCCATGTGGACGGTTACGTGACTGATACAGCGGTAACAATATGTTTCAATCATGAATTAAAGGATATGGTGGAAACAGCTGAACATGCTTTGAAAAAAGCTATTGAAAATATTCAGCCTCACATGTCAACTTCAAAACTCGGCGCCATTATCGAGCATGCCATAAAATCTAGAGGTTATAAGCCAATCTCAAACTTGACGGGACATCAAGTTGGCCGGTTTTTAGTACATGCCGGCACATCATTACCAAATGTGGCGCATGTTTCCATCGCAAAAGTTAGGCCGGGAGAAGCTTATGCTATTGAACCTTTTGTAACAACGCAAAACGCTATTGGAAAAGTGGAAAACAGCAGCGAAGTTACGATATTCCGTTTCGTGAAACAAAAGCCCATGAAAAACCACTACGCGAAAAAACTTTTGCAATATATTGAGGAGACCTTCAAAACATTACCATTCGCTGAAAGATGGCTTCAAGGTGTAATACCTCAACAACATTTTAGAGAAGCCTTTAGAGAACTCTTACTTTCGAAGGCTGTTATGGGTTATCCGGTTTTTGTAGAGGCAAGCGGTAAACCAGTCGCCCAAGCGGAGCACACTGTGTTAATAGTTGAAAATGGCTGTATAATGTTAACGTAA
- a CDS encoding metal-dependent hydrolase has protein sequence MAKATWFGHAAFKLELADKTVLIDPWLDGNPTSPIKASEIDKADIVYVTHDHGDHLGDAIAICKRTGATFVSTFELGNYASESGVPDVVGLNIGGSVEIKGIKLHVVHAFHTCSRGAPTGVIVEGEDKTVYHAGDTGLFGDLKFIGQFYKPNLALLPIGGYYTMGASEAAEAVKLLKPKSVIPMHYKTFPVLAQSADEFVERVKKKAPRIKIVVLNPGESFEF, from the coding sequence ATGGCAAAAGCAACATGGTTTGGACACGCAGCCTTTAAGCTTGAGTTAGCTGATAAAACAGTTTTGATAGATCCTTGGCTTGACGGTAATCCAACATCGCCTATAAAAGCCTCTGAAATAGACAAGGCGGACATTGTTTATGTTACACATGATCATGGCGACCATTTAGGCGACGCAATAGCAATATGCAAAAGAACAGGTGCCACTTTTGTGTCAACGTTCGAGCTTGGCAACTATGCCAGCGAAAGCGGGGTTCCAGATGTTGTTGGACTAAATATTGGGGGCTCAGTGGAAATTAAAGGCATAAAACTACACGTTGTGCATGCTTTCCACACATGTTCAAGGGGGGCTCCCACAGGAGTTATTGTTGAAGGTGAAGATAAAACGGTTTACCATGCAGGGGATACTGGACTTTTTGGTGATTTGAAATTTATTGGACAATTTTACAAGCCGAACTTGGCGCTCCTACCTATAGGAGGCTACTACACCATGGGCGCTTCAGAAGCGGCCGAAGCTGTTAAACTCTTAAAGCCTAAGTCCGTTATTCCAATGCACTATAAGACTTTTCCAGTGCTGGCGCAATCGGCTGACGAATTTGTAGAACGAGTGAAGAAAAAAGCACCTAGGATTAAGATTGTAGTTCTAAATCCCGGTGAAAGCTTCGAATTTTAA
- a CDS encoding tryptophan--tRNA ligase, which translates to MIVTPWEVRGKVDYERLIREFGTQPLTEELLRKIAKYTGELHLQLRRRIFFSHRDLDTVLDLYEEGTRFVLYTGRGPSGPVHIGHLVPWIFTKHLQEKFGTRLYFQMTDDEKFVVDDELKLEDTRRFAYENALDLIALGFEPEKTFIIFDVEDIGVLYDIALEVAKRVTYSTAKATFGFQESTNIGWIFWPAIQAVPCFIHAKLTGENVPALIPAAIDQDPYWRITRDVAPKLGYYKPAQIHCRFLPGLGVGGKMSASEPETSIFTIDPPNVVKRKIWNAFTGGKPTVAEQRKMGGDPNICSIFQYFYFLFEENDSRLVERERKCRAGEILCGECKTELTERVVKFLTEHQKRREKARNIIDKFHLKR; encoded by the coding sequence ATGATCGTCACTCCCTGGGAAGTTAGGGGCAAAGTAGACTATGAACGCTTGATTCGCGAGTTTGGAACTCAACCACTAACTGAAGAACTATTACGAAAAATAGCCAAATACACTGGTGAGCTTCACCTTCAGCTTAGGCGCAGAATCTTCTTTTCCCACCGAGACCTAGACACAGTTCTAGACTTATATGAGGAAGGGACACGATTTGTCCTTTACACGGGCAGAGGACCATCCGGCCCAGTTCACATTGGACATTTAGTTCCATGGATTTTCACGAAGCACTTGCAGGAAAAATTTGGAACTAGGCTGTATTTCCAGATGACGGACGACGAGAAGTTCGTTGTAGACGACGAGCTTAAACTTGAAGACACGAGAAGATTTGCCTACGAAAACGCTTTAGACCTAATCGCTTTAGGCTTCGAACCTGAAAAAACCTTCATAATCTTCGACGTGGAGGACATTGGCGTACTTTACGACATAGCTCTCGAAGTGGCCAAACGCGTAACTTATTCAACGGCAAAAGCTACCTTCGGCTTTCAAGAAAGCACCAACATAGGCTGGATTTTCTGGCCGGCCATTCAAGCAGTTCCATGCTTTATCCACGCCAAACTAACAGGCGAAAATGTTCCAGCATTGATCCCGGCAGCCATCGATCAGGATCCCTACTGGAGGATAACCCGCGACGTAGCGCCTAAGCTTGGCTACTATAAGCCCGCCCAGATTCACTGCCGCTTTTTGCCAGGACTTGGTGTCGGTGGAAAAATGAGCGCGTCAGAGCCTGAAACATCCATATTCACCATAGACCCGCCTAACGTTGTTAAACGTAAAATTTGGAATGCCTTCACCGGTGGCAAACCCACCGTGGCCGAACAGCGGAAAATGGGCGGAGACCCCAACATCTGCTCTATCTTTCAATACTTCTATTTCCTTTTCGAAGAGAATGACAGCAGACTTGTAGAAAGAGAAAGAAAATGCAGAGCTGGAGAAATCCTCTGCGGCGAATGCAAAACAGAATTAACTGAAAGAGTTGTAAAGTTTTTAACTGAACACCAGAAACGAAGAGAGAAAGCCAGAAACATAATAGACAAGTTCCACTTGAAACGTTAG
- a CDS encoding DNA-binding protein produces the protein MKIKELRNGMKRVNIKAKVIDKTTPREVISRFKDTTHKVATAIIADETGTVKLTLWNEQVDQVNINDTVKVENGYVTSFKGEIQLNVGRYGKLTVE, from the coding sequence GTGAAAATTAAGGAACTGCGAAATGGAATGAAACGTGTAAATATTAAAGCCAAAGTCATAGATAAAACTACCCCACGCGAAGTCATCTCAAGGTTCAAAGACACAACTCACAAGGTGGCAACAGCCATAATCGCAGACGAAACAGGAACCGTAAAGCTGACACTTTGGAACGAGCAAGTAGATCAAGTAAACATCAACGACACCGTCAAAGTGGAGAATGGTTACGTGACAAGTTTCAAAGGCGAAATTCAACTTAACGTTGGAAGATATGGAAAACTTACAGTCGAATAG
- a CDS encoding DUF1512 domain-containing protein, whose translation MIIAVVWVVLQSWLLQIPGDLLSQIFSAVFIIMLFISMFYGQRLQLHIWLKEIEGSLYKLKYIRDEGRRIAIDAIKEIGKPQADPTPRVDRFLEYFTISPQSLDPVGIVWKLEHILDVRDERFKDEVKLLAPSADETQVNNLENTLEAAMALNYIYKVIRHYFLLGKKTLSLYVIMQIQMILPLVMREAEAYASALKAFAYGQPIGDGVGALVAAKLMHGYPIRKVPKDCVVATVPIEGRTAYVIKAEGPGGNVGKPGDAIKAIIEENEGKIANIIMIDAALKLEGEEIGDVADGVGAAIGGPGVDQFKIEETILKYRIPINAVIIKEDIGDAVSPMRREIFEAADKAIERIKQLILERTKEGDKVIICGVGNTIGIGQ comes from the coding sequence GTGATCATCGCGGTCGTATGGGTCGTACTGCAAAGTTGGTTGTTACAGATTCCGGGAGACCTGCTCTCCCAGATTTTCTCAGCTGTGTTCATAATCATGTTGTTTATTTCTATGTTTTACGGTCAGAGGCTTCAGCTTCATATTTGGCTCAAGGAGATTGAAGGTTCTCTCTACAAACTGAAGTATATTAGGGATGAGGGACGGAGAATAGCCATTGATGCAATTAAGGAGATTGGAAAGCCTCAAGCCGATCCTACGCCTAGGGTCGACCGTTTCCTTGAATATTTCACTATTTCGCCTCAAAGTCTTGACCCGGTTGGTATCGTTTGGAAGTTAGAGCACATTTTGGATGTTAGGGATGAACGGTTTAAGGATGAAGTTAAGCTCTTGGCGCCTTCTGCTGATGAAACACAGGTGAATAATTTAGAGAACACCCTTGAAGCTGCTATGGCTTTAAACTATATTTACAAGGTTATTAGACATTACTTTTTGCTTGGAAAGAAGACATTAAGCCTATACGTTATAATGCAAATTCAAATGATACTGCCCCTGGTGATGCGGGAGGCTGAAGCCTACGCCAGCGCCCTTAAAGCTTTTGCCTATGGCCAGCCCATAGGTGACGGGGTTGGCGCCCTTGTAGCTGCTAAGCTTATGCATGGCTACCCCATTAGAAAAGTGCCGAAAGACTGTGTTGTAGCAACTGTTCCAATAGAGGGAAGAACCGCCTATGTGATAAAAGCTGAGGGTCCAGGTGGCAACGTTGGCAAACCAGGAGACGCCATTAAAGCAATCATTGAAGAAAATGAGGGTAAAATTGCCAACATTATCATGATTGATGCTGCTTTGAAACTTGAAGGTGAAGAAATAGGTGATGTGGCCGATGGTGTCGGTGCGGCTATAGGCGGACCTGGTGTAGACCAGTTTAAGATTGAAGAAACAATATTAAAGTATCGAATACCAATAAACGCCGTAATAATTAAAGAGGACATTGGCGACGCGGTTTCCCCTATGCGAAGGGAAATATTTGAGGCTGCGGATAAAGCCATTGAAAGGATTAAGCAGCTTATACTTGAAAGAACAAAAGAAGGTGACAAGGTTATAATCTGCGGTGTTGGAAATACGATAGGCATAGGACAGTAA